From Corvus cornix cornix isolate S_Up_H32 chromosome 5, ASM73873v5, whole genome shotgun sequence, the proteins below share one genomic window:
- the LSP1 gene encoding lymphocyte-specific protein 1 isoform X2 yields MTSAILRRNSSKQGLQNLIRLTAQWSVEDEEEAARERRRREREKQLRSQAEEGLNGTVSCSESAALAQENHYDFKPSGTSELEEDEGFSDWSQKLEQRKQRSPRQSYREEDSGVREAEVKLEQIQLDQESPEENMVIREEERLCQKEEEAQEQEEGEQAEQEEKKRRRNDGEKEEETPEKRQKAPSVASLEEEELCSDHTAVCSTKITDRTESLNRSIQKSNSIKKSQPPLPVSKIDDRLEQYTQAIETSTKAPKPVRQPSLDLPTTSMMVASTKSLWETGEVTAQSVMKPSPCKDIVAGDIVSKRSLWEQKGSPKPESSIKSTPSGKKYKFVATGHGQYKKVLIDDAAEQ; encoded by the exons GCTGACAGCACAGTGGAGCGtggaagatgaggaggaggcggcgagagagcggcggcggcgggagcgggagAAGCAGCTGCGGTCCCAGGCAGAAGAGGGCTTGAACGGCACCGTCTCCTGCTCGGAGAGCGCGGCTCTGGCACAGGAGAACCA CTATGACTTCAAGCCATCTGGGACTTCGGAGCTGGAGGAAGATGAGGGGTTCAGTGACTGGTCCCAGAAGCTCGAGCAGCGCAAGCAGAG GTCTCCAAGGCAGTCATACAGAGAAGAGGACAGTGGTGTGAGGGAAGCTGAAGTCAAACTGGAGCAGATCCAGCTGGATCAAGAAAGCCCGGAGGAGAACATGGTTatcagagaggaggagaggctgtgccagaaggaagaagaggcccaagagcaggaggagggggaacaAGCTGAGCAAGAG gaaaagaagagaaggagaaatgatggggagaaagaagaagaaacaccAGAGAAACGCCAGAAGGCCCCAAGTGTTGCCAgcctggaagaggaggagctgTGCTCTGACCACACTGCAGTGTGCTCCACAAAG ATCACAGACAGAACCGAGTCGCTGAACCGCTCAATACAGAAAAG TAACAGCATAAAGAAGAGTCAGCCTCCTCTCCCTGTGTCGAAGATTGATGACAGGCTGGAGCAGTACACACAGGCTATTGAG acCTCCACAAAGGCTCCAAAACCTGTCCGGCAGCCCTCTCTTGACCTTCCTACCACGAGCATGATGGTGGCCAGCACAAAAAGCCTCTGGGAGACTGGGGAGGTCACAGCTCAATCTGTCATGAAGCCCTCGCCCTGTAAG GATATCGTGGCCGGAGACATTGTGAGTAAAAGAAGCCTTTGGGAACAGAAGGGCAGTCCCAAGCCTGAGAGCAGTATCAAG TCCACTCCTTCCGGCAAAAAGTATAAGTTTGTTGCAACAGGCCATGGCCAGTACAAGAAGGTGTTGATAGACGATGCTGCAGAGCAATAG
- the LSP1 gene encoding lymphocyte-specific protein 1 isoform X1 produces MSDSEGCQEGAEGVSQVGDESPGENERLTAQWSVEDEEEAARERRRREREKQLRSQAEEGLNGTVSCSESAALAQENHYDFKPSGTSELEEDEGFSDWSQKLEQRKQRSPRQSYREEDSGVREAEVKLEQIQLDQESPEENMVIREEERLCQKEEEAQEQEEGEQAEQEEKKRRRNDGEKEEETPEKRQKAPSVASLEEEELCSDHTAVCSTKITDRTESLNRSIQKSNSIKKSQPPLPVSKIDDRLEQYTQAIETSTKAPKPVRQPSLDLPTTSMMVASTKSLWETGEVTAQSVMKPSPCKDIVAGDIVSKRSLWEQKGSPKPESSIKSTPSGKKYKFVATGHGQYKKVLIDDAAEQ; encoded by the exons GCTGACAGCACAGTGGAGCGtggaagatgaggaggaggcggcgagagagcggcggcggcgggagcgggagAAGCAGCTGCGGTCCCAGGCAGAAGAGGGCTTGAACGGCACCGTCTCCTGCTCGGAGAGCGCGGCTCTGGCACAGGAGAACCA CTATGACTTCAAGCCATCTGGGACTTCGGAGCTGGAGGAAGATGAGGGGTTCAGTGACTGGTCCCAGAAGCTCGAGCAGCGCAAGCAGAG GTCTCCAAGGCAGTCATACAGAGAAGAGGACAGTGGTGTGAGGGAAGCTGAAGTCAAACTGGAGCAGATCCAGCTGGATCAAGAAAGCCCGGAGGAGAACATGGTTatcagagaggaggagaggctgtgccagaaggaagaagaggcccaagagcaggaggagggggaacaAGCTGAGCAAGAG gaaaagaagagaaggagaaatgatggggagaaagaagaagaaacaccAGAGAAACGCCAGAAGGCCCCAAGTGTTGCCAgcctggaagaggaggagctgTGCTCTGACCACACTGCAGTGTGCTCCACAAAG ATCACAGACAGAACCGAGTCGCTGAACCGCTCAATACAGAAAAG TAACAGCATAAAGAAGAGTCAGCCTCCTCTCCCTGTGTCGAAGATTGATGACAGGCTGGAGCAGTACACACAGGCTATTGAG acCTCCACAAAGGCTCCAAAACCTGTCCGGCAGCCCTCTCTTGACCTTCCTACCACGAGCATGATGGTGGCCAGCACAAAAAGCCTCTGGGAGACTGGGGAGGTCACAGCTCAATCTGTCATGAAGCCCTCGCCCTGTAAG GATATCGTGGCCGGAGACATTGTGAGTAAAAGAAGCCTTTGGGAACAGAAGGGCAGTCCCAAGCCTGAGAGCAGTATCAAG TCCACTCCTTCCGGCAAAAAGTATAAGTTTGTTGCAACAGGCCATGGCCAGTACAAGAAGGTGTTGATAGACGATGCTGCAGAGCAATAG